A portion of the Limosilactobacillus reuteri genome contains these proteins:
- a CDS encoding L-ribulose-5-phosphate 4-epimerase, giving the protein MLEELKKEVYEANMRLPKLGLVSFTWGNVSGIDREKGLFVIKPSGVPYEEMKPEDMVVVNLDGEIVEGDLNPSSDTPTHTYLYNHFPKIGGVVHTHSPWAVAFAAARMDVPAMNTTHADTFYTDVPAADALTKEEIEEDYEGNTGKVIVRSFKERGLDYEATPAALVMQHGPFTWGPTPDKAVYNAKVLEVVAEEDYHAMQLTHQDLHLPQYLLDKHYYRKHGANAYYGQNNAHSKDHAAHA; this is encoded by the coding sequence ATGTTAGAAGAGTTAAAGAAAGAAGTTTATGAAGCAAATATGCGGCTTCCTAAACTAGGCCTTGTTTCCTTTACATGGGGCAATGTTTCAGGGATTGACCGTGAAAAAGGATTGTTTGTTATTAAACCTTCTGGAGTTCCATATGAAGAGATGAAGCCGGAAGACATGGTTGTTGTCAACTTGGATGGTGAGATAGTCGAGGGTGACTTGAATCCATCCAGTGATACTCCTACTCACACTTACCTTTATAATCATTTCCCAAAGATTGGTGGAGTTGTTCATACTCATTCACCATGGGCAGTAGCGTTTGCAGCTGCACGGATGGATGTTCCAGCAATGAATACCACTCACGCTGATACTTTCTATACTGATGTCCCAGCTGCTGATGCTTTGACGAAGGAAGAAATTGAAGAAGACTATGAAGGTAATACAGGAAAGGTAATCGTTCGTTCATTCAAGGAACGGGGTTTGGACTATGAAGCAACCCCAGCGGCATTAGTAATGCAACATGGTCCATTTACCTGGGGGCCAACACCTGACAAAGCAGTTTATAATGCGAAGGTGTTAGAAGTTGTGGCAGAAGAAGATTATCATGCAATGCAATTAACGCACCAAGACCTTCACTTACCTCAATACTTGTTGGACAAACACTATTACCGCAAGCATGGTGCGAATGCATATTACGGACAAAATAATGCGCATTCAAAAGATCATGCAGCTCACGCTTAA
- a CDS encoding sugar O-acetyltransferase, whose protein sequence is MKTEKEKMLAGEVFNVYDPELVKERQYARQLVERFNAFGEMNLTASNTVIRQLFGHVGEKCEVHPQFKCDYGYNIYVDDDFFTNYDCVMLDVSPIRIGKHCLLGPRVQIYTVNHLLDPRLRRNGVYGQSKDVIIGDDAWIGGGAIICPGVTLGNNVIVGAGSVVTKSFGENVVIAGNPARIIKENPYVE, encoded by the coding sequence ATGAAAACTGAAAAAGAGAAAATGCTAGCAGGAGAAGTTTTTAACGTTTACGATCCCGAATTAGTTAAAGAGCGCCAATATGCCCGCCAATTAGTTGAGCGCTTTAATGCTTTTGGCGAGATGAATCTGACTGCAAGCAATACTGTGATTCGTCAATTGTTTGGACACGTTGGCGAAAAGTGTGAAGTTCATCCGCAATTCAAATGTGATTATGGTTATAACATTTATGTAGATGATGATTTTTTCACTAATTATGATTGTGTCATGCTTGATGTCAGTCCAATTCGGATTGGGAAGCATTGTTTATTGGGACCGCGAGTGCAGATTTATACTGTCAATCATCTCTTGGATCCACGATTACGACGCAATGGAGTTTATGGCCAAAGTAAGGATGTCATTATTGGGGATGATGCGTGGATTGGTGGCGGGGCAATTATTTGTCCAGGTGTAACTTTGGGTAATAATGTAATTGTTGGTGCTGGAAGTGTAGTGACAAAGTCGTTTGGTGAGAATGTTGTGATTGCGGGTAATCCAGCACGAATCATTAAAGAGAATCCATATGTAGAATAA
- a CDS encoding IS30 family transposase, with protein MTHLNDTMSTSLLTTHKKNAHLTKEERVMIATLKSQGLSNRAIGRQLGVNHQTINNELNRGTVRQLRRQKSNGKIYEYSYYIYSYEAGQATYLEHHRHSGRRRLYYSSKQFLRLADQLMLGEFDDHHYSPQAVIYKARDLMNDGTLIPKSVVTLYQWINEGVLRTSNLDLFEKPKRKHHRTHPQAKRCLGPNIAQRPQTADQRSEIGHWELDTVQGQKNGNDSVVLVMTDRLSRVNITSKIAGKTAHAVNQFFINLRQKMGTDAYYRIFKTITSDNGSEFSELTQVHDHVFYADPYSPWERGSNEINNRFLRKEITKGEAINNYSSAQIIATNDWMNHYPRAMFNGHSSMDIYRKAFYQEISQLHQPIINWSVLFI; from the coding sequence ATGACGCACTTAAATGATACCATGTCTACTAGTTTATTGACTACTCATAAAAAGAATGCTCATCTTACTAAAGAAGAACGTGTGATGATTGCGACTTTAAAGTCGCAAGGACTTTCCAATCGCGCAATTGGTCGCCAATTAGGAGTTAATCATCAAACAATTAATAACGAGCTCAACCGTGGTACGGTCCGCCAACTTCGTCGTCAAAAATCTAATGGTAAGATTTACGAATATTCTTACTACATCTATAGTTATGAAGCTGGTCAGGCCACATATCTTGAACATCACCGCCATTCTGGTCGTCGTCGCTTATATTATTCTTCAAAGCAATTTTTACGATTAGCTGATCAGCTAATGCTTGGTGAGTTTGACGACCACCATTACTCCCCACAAGCGGTTATTTATAAGGCTCGAGATTTAATGAATGATGGCACCCTGATCCCAAAGTCGGTTGTAACTTTATATCAATGGATTAATGAGGGTGTGCTTCGTACGTCCAATTTAGACCTCTTTGAAAAACCTAAACGTAAGCATCATCGAACTCATCCGCAAGCTAAAAGGTGCTTAGGGCCTAATATTGCTCAACGACCTCAAACTGCGGACCAACGGTCCGAAATTGGCCATTGGGAACTAGATACAGTTCAGGGACAGAAAAACGGTAATGACAGTGTTGTACTAGTAATGACTGATCGCCTTTCACGAGTTAATATCACGAGTAAAATTGCTGGTAAAACTGCGCATGCAGTAAATCAGTTCTTTATAAATTTACGCCAGAAAATGGGCACAGATGCTTACTATCGCATCTTTAAGACAATAACCTCTGACAACGGTTCAGAATTTAGTGAGTTAACACAAGTTCACGATCATGTTTTCTATGCTGATCCGTATTCCCCTTGGGAACGTGGATCCAATGAGATCAATAACCGGTTTCTCCGCAAGGAGATTACCAAAGGTGAAGCTATAAATAACTATAGTAGTGCTCAGATCATAGCGACTAATGATTGGATGAATCACTATCCACGAGCTATGTTTAATGGACATTCGTCAATGGATATCTATCGTAAGGCCTTCTACCAAGAGATATCACAGCTCCATCAACCAATAATCAATTGGTCAGTATTATTTATTTGA
- a CDS encoding IS30 family transposase translates to MTYKHLTTRELTLIADFWYQGTKAYRAAKLLQRSQETIYRVYRFLNDGKTIDQYLQTYQRHKRRCGRKQTQLPTIEVNYIHAQIKAGWTPDTIIGRHEHPISCSMRTLYRMFARNQYGFSVKQLPMKGKRHPNGYVEHRGKAGQLGRSIYQRYRDFPHYQHEFGHFEADTVQGKAHRGAVMTLVERQSKVMIVLNIHHKTDEAVNCQLDQWLAKLPRHFVKSITFDNGKEFAGWREIANKYDLHTYFAEVGAPNQRGLNENNNGLLRRDGLSKKLDFRDLPDELVTQLMHRRNNIPRKSLNYRTPLEVFLSHVTEEQLSPFF, encoded by the coding sequence ATGACCTATAAACATCTTACCACACGTGAATTAACTCTCATAGCTGATTTTTGGTATCAAGGTACTAAAGCTTATCGGGCTGCTAAATTACTTCAGCGTAGTCAAGAAACCATCTATCGTGTTTATCGTTTCCTCAACGACGGTAAAACCATCGACCAATATCTTCAGACTTATCAGCGACATAAGCGTCGTTGTGGTCGGAAGCAGACCCAACTGCCAACTATCGAAGTTAACTATATCCATGCGCAAATCAAGGCAGGTTGGACTCCTGATACTATTATTGGTCGTCATGAACACCCAATTAGCTGCAGTATGCGCACCCTTTATCGCATGTTTGCCCGCAATCAGTATGGCTTTTCCGTTAAACAGCTACCGATGAAAGGAAAACGCCATCCCAATGGCTATGTGGAACATCGTGGTAAAGCTGGCCAATTAGGACGCAGTATCTATCAACGATATCGTGATTTTCCGCATTACCAACATGAATTTGGGCACTTTGAAGCTGATACAGTTCAAGGTAAAGCTCACCGCGGAGCGGTAATGACGCTAGTAGAGCGACAATCCAAAGTAATGATTGTCCTTAATATTCATCATAAAACAGACGAAGCAGTGAATTGCCAGCTTGATCAATGGCTCGCTAAACTGCCACGTCACTTTGTTAAATCAATTACTTTTGATAACGGGAAAGAATTTGCTGGATGGCGAGAAATAGCCAATAAGTATGATCTTCACACCTATTTTGCGGAAGTCGGTGCTCCCAATCAACGAGGGCTAAACGAAAATAATAACGGCCTCTTGCGTCGTGATGGTCTTAGTAAAAAGCTAGATTTTCGCGATTTACCAGACGAACTAGTCACTCAGCTAATGCATCGTCGCAACAATATCCCACGAAAATCTCTTAATTATCGTACACCATTAGAAGTATTCTTGAGTCATGTCACAGAAGAACAACTTTCACCTTTTTTCTAA
- a CDS encoding sugar porter family MFS transporter has translation MNVMAKAEKKISSAFIYFFGSFGGILFGYDIGVMTGALPFLQADWHLENAASLVGWITSAVMFGAIFGGALAGQLSDKFGRRKMILMSAIVFMVFSVLSGVSPDMGEASAYYLIIVRMLLGLAVGAASALVPAYMSEMAPAKARGRLSGLNQTMIVSGMLLSYVVDFLLKDLPGEWAWRLMLGLAAVPALILFLGVLRLPESPRFLLRKGDEAQARKVLSYIRKNPAEIDQELASIKETAKEERQANQKTSWSTLFNGKYRYLVIAGVGVAAFQQFQGANAIFYYIPLIVQKATGQAASSNLMWPIVQGVILVVGSLVYMWIADKFNRRTLLMVGGAVMGLSFILPVVINWMMPNMNPMTIVVFLCIYVAFYSFTWAPLTWVLVGEIFPLAIRGRASGLASSFNWIGSWLVGLIFPIMTASMPQEAVFAIFGIICILGVIFVKTCVPETRGHTLEEIEEQGTNHGRVKASNPEN, from the coding sequence ATGAATGTAATGGCTAAAGCCGAGAAGAAAATATCAAGTGCATTTATCTACTTCTTCGGATCATTTGGGGGCATCCTATTTGGTTACGATATCGGTGTTATGACTGGTGCCTTACCTTTCTTGCAAGCTGATTGGCACCTTGAAAATGCGGCTTCTCTCGTTGGTTGGATTACTTCAGCAGTTATGTTTGGGGCAATCTTCGGGGGCGCATTAGCCGGACAGCTTTCTGATAAGTTTGGTCGGCGGAAAATGATTTTAATGTCTGCAATTGTATTCATGGTATTCTCCGTTTTATCTGGTGTTTCACCAGACATGGGCGAAGCAAGTGCCTACTATCTGATTATTGTTCGGATGCTTTTAGGTTTAGCGGTTGGGGCTGCGTCAGCCTTGGTACCAGCCTATATGTCCGAAATGGCACCAGCTAAAGCGCGTGGACGTTTATCTGGACTTAACCAAACAATGATTGTTTCCGGAATGTTATTGTCATATGTTGTTGACTTCCTATTGAAAGACCTTCCTGGTGAATGGGCATGGCGTCTTATGTTAGGATTGGCAGCTGTTCCTGCTTTAATCTTATTCCTTGGTGTTCTTCGTTTGCCAGAATCTCCACGGTTCTTATTGCGTAAAGGTGATGAAGCACAAGCACGGAAGGTTCTTTCTTACATTCGTAAAAATCCAGCTGAGATTGACCAAGAATTAGCAAGTATTAAAGAAACTGCTAAAGAAGAGCGACAAGCAAATCAAAAGACAAGTTGGTCAACCTTATTCAATGGCAAGTATCGTTACCTAGTTATTGCGGGGGTTGGGGTTGCAGCCTTCCAACAATTCCAAGGTGCAAACGCGATCTTCTACTACATTCCATTAATTGTTCAAAAAGCAACTGGCCAAGCTGCATCTTCAAACTTAATGTGGCCAATTGTTCAAGGGGTTATCTTAGTTGTTGGTTCCCTAGTTTACATGTGGATTGCTGATAAATTTAACCGGCGGACATTGTTGATGGTTGGTGGTGCTGTCATGGGACTTTCCTTCATTCTTCCAGTCGTTATTAATTGGATGATGCCAAATATGAATCCGATGACAATTGTTGTGTTCTTATGTATCTATGTTGCTTTCTACTCCTTCACATGGGCTCCGTTAACATGGGTGCTTGTTGGTGAAATCTTCCCACTAGCTATCCGGGGTCGTGCCTCTGGTTTAGCTTCATCATTTAACTGGATTGGATCATGGTTAGTTGGTCTTATCTTCCCAATTATGACGGCAAGTATGCCACAAGAAGCTGTTTTCGCGATCTTCGGAATTATCTGTATCTTAGGAGTTATCTTTGTTAAGACTTGTGTTCCAGAAACTCGTGGTCACACTCTTGAAGAAATTGAAGAGCAAGGAACAAACCATGGTCGAGTAAAGGCCAGCAATCCTGAAAACTAG
- a CDS encoding aldo/keto reductase, with product MNNDVKQLLLADGQLMPQEGFGLYKITDQSTITSAIRYAYDAGYRLFDTAQLYKNEAEVGNALQELGLPREDLFITTKVSEPNQGFKQTIASVKDSLQKLKLDYVNLLLIHWPIERAFFDTWSALEELKKEGLTRSIGVSNYQMIHLQYLATQAHEMPVINQIERHPRLNQQPLLQYDKEHDIVTQAWSPLGRGTILNNPLLNKIAANHHKSAAQVVLRWHLQSGIAFIPKSVHEARIKQNINIYDFTLSNEEMTAINNLNNFTRVGKEPALVYEYNLKY from the coding sequence ATGAATAACGATGTAAAACAATTATTACTTGCTGATGGGCAATTAATGCCTCAAGAAGGATTCGGCTTATATAAAATTACTGATCAAAGTACGATTACCTCCGCGATAAGGTATGCCTATGATGCTGGCTATCGTCTTTTTGATACCGCGCAATTATATAAAAACGAAGCAGAGGTTGGAAATGCCTTACAGGAGCTTGGTTTACCTCGTGAGGATCTTTTTATTACCACAAAAGTATCTGAACCTAATCAAGGGTTTAAGCAAACAATTGCCTCTGTTAAAGACTCCCTTCAAAAGTTGAAGCTTGATTATGTTAACCTTTTACTTATTCATTGGCCAATTGAGCGAGCTTTCTTTGATACTTGGTCAGCCCTTGAAGAATTAAAAAAGGAAGGGCTGACCCGTTCAATCGGTGTTAGTAACTATCAAATGATTCACCTTCAGTATCTTGCTACTCAAGCGCATGAGATGCCCGTTATTAATCAAATCGAACGTCATCCTCGCCTAAACCAACAACCATTGCTCCAATACGATAAGGAACATGATATTGTTACCCAGGCGTGGAGTCCGCTTGGGCGTGGAACCATCCTTAATAACCCACTCCTCAATAAAATCGCTGCTAACCATCATAAGTCTGCTGCTCAAGTTGTCCTCCGCTGGCATTTGCAAAGCGGGATCGCCTTCATTCCAAAGTCAGTTCATGAAGCGCGAATCAAGCAAAATATTAACATCTATGACTTCACATTAAGCAACGAGGAAATGACTGCTATTAATAACTTAAATAACTTTACACGTGTCGGTAAAGAACCAGCACTAGTTTACGAATATAACCTTAAATATTAA
- a CDS encoding helix-turn-helix domain-containing protein, which translates to MRLRGDVLKQIRRKRGLSQTALAEGICTQATISLMEKQNRLPKMDILTAICERLNISSDRIVENEVSGINETFNQIVDNLISRNFEDASALLKKVHVKNLESDFDKQRYYYLVGMVQVENNQIDEAIFNFELVLTQFATTSANIYLAMTTAGMALAYLKRGDKERAARLTNRSVKLIDNKKLIGSLHQWASIDCQIAALYLQLEDPDNAIEVANKGIELCREHDSLFLLDELYLCIGRSHILKNDKEEAKKALKIAESLSIARNGSVAEDTILLELKNLEI; encoded by the coding sequence ATGAGACTACGAGGAGACGTATTAAAACAAATTCGTCGCAAGCGTGGATTGTCCCAAACGGCTTTAGCTGAAGGGATTTGTACTCAAGCGACAATCAGCCTAATGGAAAAACAAAATCGCTTACCCAAAATGGATATTTTAACGGCAATATGTGAACGCTTAAATATTTCTTCTGATCGAATTGTCGAAAATGAAGTTAGTGGAATTAATGAAACATTCAACCAAATTGTTGATAATTTGATTTCCCGCAATTTTGAAGATGCTTCAGCACTTTTGAAGAAGGTTCATGTAAAAAATTTAGAAAGTGATTTTGATAAACAACGTTACTACTATCTAGTAGGAATGGTTCAAGTTGAAAATAATCAAATTGATGAAGCTATTTTTAATTTTGAACTTGTTTTAACCCAATTTGCTACTACTAGTGCTAATATTTATTTAGCCATGACAACTGCAGGAATGGCACTTGCTTACTTAAAACGTGGTGATAAAGAACGGGCAGCACGGTTAACTAACCGGTCTGTAAAACTGATTGACAATAAAAAATTGATTGGGAGCCTTCATCAATGGGCATCAATTGATTGTCAAATTGCAGCATTATATCTTCAACTTGAAGATCCTGATAATGCTATTGAAGTTGCTAATAAGGGAATTGAACTTTGTCGGGAACATGATTCATTATTCTTATTAGATGAACTATATCTTTGTATAGGTCGTAGCCACATCCTAAAGAACGACAAGGAAGAAGCTAAAAAAGCATTAAAGATTGCTGAAAGCCTTAGCATTGCTCGTAATGGATCAGTAGCGGAAGATACAATTTTACTAGAGTTAAAGAATCTAGAAATTTAA
- a CDS encoding FtsW/RodA/SpoVE family cell cycle protein — MQRSQNDVESRIDWGIIFCVLLLALIGFASIYVAAVHDRQQTSVARQVITQLVWYAVGTILIIVIMQFDAEQLWKLAPIVYWLSVFLMFAILVFYSRAYYASTGAKSWFAIGPFTFQPSEIMKPAYILMMGRVITTHNNRYSVHTVDSDWRLIGTMFLWLLPILISLKFQNDFGTGLVFFAIFCGMVLVSGVTWRILAPAATILVVVGGSALAMVTSSVGRQILEHVGFQAYQFDRVDTWLHPEQDTTNQGYQLWQSIKAVGSGGITGTGFNNSKVYVPVRESDMIFSVIGENFGFIGGVLLILIYLLLIYLMIRVTFDTKNEFYAYISTGVIMMILFHVFENIGMNIGLLPLTGIPLPFISAGGSSLIGNLIGIGMVMSMRYHHHSYMFSSNREFR, encoded by the coding sequence ATGCAACGTTCGCAAAATGATGTAGAAAGTCGGATTGACTGGGGAATTATATTCTGTGTTCTTTTGTTAGCCTTGATTGGTTTTGCTTCAATCTATGTAGCGGCAGTTCATGATCGGCAGCAAACTAGTGTAGCACGACAGGTTATTACCCAGTTGGTTTGGTATGCGGTTGGAACAATCCTTATTATTGTCATTATGCAATTTGATGCTGAACAATTATGGAAATTAGCACCAATTGTATACTGGCTAAGTGTATTTTTAATGTTCGCAATCCTAGTCTTTTATAGTCGAGCCTATTATGCTAGTACAGGGGCTAAGAGTTGGTTTGCAATTGGACCATTTACGTTTCAGCCTTCGGAAATAATGAAGCCTGCCTATATTTTAATGATGGGGCGTGTTATTACGACCCATAATAATCGATATAGTGTGCATACTGTTGATTCAGATTGGCGATTAATTGGGACGATGTTCTTATGGCTATTACCAATTTTGATTTCGCTGAAGTTTCAAAATGACTTTGGGACTGGGTTAGTATTCTTCGCTATTTTCTGTGGAATGGTCTTAGTTTCTGGAGTTACTTGGCGAATTTTAGCGCCAGCAGCTACGATATTAGTTGTTGTTGGGGGTTCAGCCTTAGCGATGGTAACTAGTTCGGTTGGGCGACAAATACTTGAACATGTTGGGTTTCAAGCATACCAGTTTGATCGGGTTGATACCTGGCTTCATCCAGAACAGGATACAACTAACCAAGGGTATCAGTTATGGCAGAGTATTAAAGCGGTTGGTTCTGGTGGTATTACTGGAACTGGTTTTAATAACTCAAAGGTTTATGTTCCGGTTCGTGAATCAGATATGATTTTTTCCGTTATTGGTGAGAATTTTGGGTTCATTGGTGGGGTTTTATTAATCCTTATTTATTTGTTACTGATCTACTTAATGATTCGAGTAACATTCGATACCAAGAACGAATTCTATGCTTATATCTCAACCGGAGTTATCATGATGATTTTATTCCACGTTTTTGAAAATATTGGAATGAACATCGGTCTATTACCATTAACAGGTATTCCGCTTCCTTTTATTAGTGCTGGGGGATCTTCATTAATTGGTAACCTGATTGGGATTGGGATGGTAATGTCGATGCGTTACCACCATCATTCGTATATGTTTAGCAGTAATCGTGAATTTAGATAG
- the araA gene encoding L-arabinose isomerase, with protein sequence MDIKNYEFWFVTGSQFLYGEEQLKSVAADAEDIVNKLNESGKLPYKVVFKGVMTTAERITKFMKEANYNDNVAGVMTWMHTFSPAKNWIRGTKLLQKPLLHLATQYLNKIPYDTIDFDYMNLNQSAHGDREYAYINARLQKHNKIVYGFWGDEEVQEEIADWQNVAVAYNESFNIKIVRFGDTMRNVAVTEGDKVEAQMFLGWTVDYWPVSDLVEYINGISEEEIDAAYKDLASRYEMVQGDNTKEHYEHSVRYQLREYLGLKKFMDEKGYTGFTTNFEDLHGLEELPGLAAQLLMRDGYGFGAEGDWKSAGMDRLLKIAADNVATAFMEDYTLDLRPGHQAILGSHMLEVDPTIASDKPRVEVHPLDIGGKDDPARLVFTGREGKAVDVTLSYFNDGYKVIGYSVDCHKPEAETPHLPVAKQLWTPTVGLKEGAERWMHAGGGHHTILSFSLKPQQIKDLFGMLDVKVDFIE encoded by the coding sequence ATGGATATTAAGAATTACGAATTTTGGTTTGTTACTGGTAGTCAATTCCTTTACGGTGAAGAACAATTAAAGTCAGTTGCTGCTGATGCTGAAGATATTGTTAATAAGTTAAACGAAAGTGGTAAGTTGCCTTACAAAGTTGTCTTCAAGGGTGTGATGACAACTGCTGAAAGAATCACTAAGTTTATGAAGGAAGCTAACTACAATGACAACGTTGCCGGTGTTATGACGTGGATGCACACCTTCTCACCAGCAAAGAACTGGATTCGGGGAACTAAGCTTTTACAAAAGCCACTGCTTCACTTAGCAACTCAATACTTGAACAAGATTCCATATGACACCATTGACTTTGATTACATGAACTTAAACCAATCAGCTCATGGTGACCGTGAATATGCTTACATTAACGCTCGTTTACAAAAGCATAACAAGATTGTTTACGGCTTCTGGGGAGATGAAGAAGTTCAAGAAGAAATCGCTGACTGGCAAAATGTTGCGGTTGCTTACAACGAAAGCTTTAACATTAAGATTGTTCGTTTTGGTGATACAATGCGGAACGTTGCCGTTACTGAAGGTGACAAAGTTGAAGCCCAAATGTTCCTTGGCTGGACTGTTGACTACTGGCCAGTAAGTGACTTAGTAGAATATATAAATGGTATCAGTGAAGAAGAAATTGATGCTGCTTACAAGGACTTAGCAAGTCGTTACGAAATGGTCCAAGGTGATAATACTAAGGAACACTATGAACACTCAGTTCGTTACCAACTTCGTGAATATCTTGGTTTGAAGAAGTTTATGGATGAAAAAGGCTACACTGGCTTTACCACCAACTTTGAAGACTTGCATGGCCTTGAAGAATTACCTGGGTTAGCTGCTCAATTATTGATGCGTGATGGCTACGGCTTTGGTGCTGAAGGTGATTGGAAGTCTGCCGGAATGGATCGCTTATTGAAGATTGCTGCTGATAATGTTGCTACTGCCTTTATGGAAGACTACACATTAGACCTTCGTCCAGGTCACCAAGCAATTCTTGGTTCACACATGCTTGAAGTTGACCCAACAATTGCTTCAGATAAGCCACGGGTTGAAGTTCACCCATTAGACATTGGTGGTAAAGATGACCCAGCACGGTTAGTATTTACTGGTCGTGAAGGTAAGGCTGTCGATGTTACCCTTTCATACTTCAACGATGGTTACAAGGTTATTGGTTACTCAGTTGATTGTCACAAGCCAGAAGCTGAAACGCCTCATCTTCCAGTTGCTAAGCAGTTATGGACACCAACTGTTGGCTTAAAGGAAGGTGCCGAACGCTGGATGCATGCTGGTGGTGGTCACCATACAATCTTGAGTTTCAGTTTGAAACCACAACAAATTAAAGATCTTTTCGGAATGTTAGATGTTAAAGTTGATTTTATTGAATAG
- a CDS encoding D-alanine--D-alanine ligase family protein: protein MTQKLHIALLFGGNSSEHDVSKRSAHNIYDALDKEKYDVSLFMFTKDGILLGNEDSQKIFDGEPEDQVVAEAYQKMDMSSPLAPIMALNEQKEIDFFFPVIHGNLGEDGTIQGLFKLLNKPYVGSNIAASAMSFDKDLTKKIISQAGIRNTPYVVVTPENRDDYSWGRIEEKLGNLTFVKPAKQGSSVGIHRVTNAEEYEKALDDAFKYDYKILVEQGIANPQEIEISILGNEHPIASKLGAVRVPKDDPFYDYENKFVDASGVVFELPVKLPQYLVDEITDMALKAYKALGMKGMARIDFLVDSNNVPYLGEPNTLPGFTNISLYPQMWEVSGISYSDLIDRLIQLGLQEFERNSKIKYDFRKLGTERVGQKKYNED, encoded by the coding sequence ATGACCCAAAAATTACACATCGCTTTATTATTTGGTGGTAACTCCTCTGAACATGATGTGTCAAAGCGATCAGCACATAATATCTATGATGCTCTTGATAAGGAAAAATATGATGTAAGTCTTTTTATGTTTACAAAGGATGGAATTCTATTAGGCAATGAGGATTCTCAAAAGATCTTTGATGGTGAACCTGAAGACCAAGTAGTAGCAGAAGCATATCAAAAGATGGATATGAGTAGTCCATTAGCACCAATTATGGCCTTAAACGAACAAAAGGAAATTGATTTCTTCTTCCCTGTTATCCATGGTAATTTAGGTGAAGATGGTACAATTCAAGGCCTCTTTAAACTCCTTAATAAGCCATACGTTGGTTCAAATATTGCAGCTAGTGCGATGTCTTTTGACAAGGATCTTACTAAGAAGATTATTAGTCAAGCTGGTATTCGCAACACCCCTTATGTAGTAGTTACGCCAGAAAACCGGGATGATTATTCATGGGGGCGGATTGAAGAAAAATTAGGTAATCTCACTTTTGTAAAGCCAGCTAAGCAAGGTTCCTCCGTTGGAATTCATCGAGTTACTAACGCTGAAGAATATGAAAAAGCGTTAGACGATGCTTTTAAGTATGATTACAAGATCTTAGTAGAACAGGGGATCGCTAATCCGCAAGAAATTGAGATTTCAATCTTAGGAAATGAACATCCAATTGCCTCTAAGTTAGGAGCTGTTCGTGTACCTAAGGATGATCCATTCTATGATTACGAAAATAAGTTTGTGGATGCCAGCGGGGTTGTTTTTGAACTTCCTGTTAAATTACCACAATACTTAGTTGATGAAATTACAGATATGGCTTTGAAGGCATACAAGGCATTAGGAATGAAGGGAATGGCTCGGATTGACTTTTTAGTTGACAGCAACAATGTCCCTTATCTTGGTGAACCAAATACTTTACCAGGCTTTACTAACATTAGTTTGTATCCTCAAATGTGGGAAGTTTCTGGTATTTCATATTCCGACTTGATTGATCGGTTAATTCAATTAGGATTACAAGAATTTGAACGGAACAGCAAGATTAAGTATGATTTCCGTAAGCTTGGTACCGAACGTGTTGGTCAAAAGAAATATAACGAAGACTAA
- a CDS encoding glycine cleavage system protein H: MAKDYFWVKEQADGTKRVGLNDEGRDELGEVSFIDVPAVGTTLKQADKFIAVEAEKAVTDVDSPIDGKITKINEAIIDDPAGLSSSDMEKNWIVEVK; this comes from the coding sequence ATGGCAAAAGATTATTTTTGGGTAAAAGAACAAGCTGATGGTACTAAGCGTGTCGGCTTAAACGATGAAGGCCGTGATGAGTTAGGAGAAGTAAGTTTCATTGATGTGCCGGCAGTAGGGACAACCTTGAAACAAGCTGACAAGTTTATTGCGGTTGAAGCAGAAAAAGCAGTTACCGATGTGGATAGCCCCATTGATGGTAAGATTACCAAAATAAATGAAGCTATTATTGATGATCCAGCTGGATTAAGTTCAAGCGATATGGAAAAAAACTGGATTGTTGAAGTTAAATAA